In the Telopea speciosissima isolate NSW1024214 ecotype Mountain lineage chromosome 2, Tspe_v1, whole genome shotgun sequence genome, one interval contains:
- the LOC122652748 gene encoding protein RSI-1-like, producing MAGLHFNFHLLLLFVLLLVAFSNVAECYGHAKLRPTDCKPKCTYRCSATSHKKPCMFFCLKCCSKCLCVPPGTYGNKQTCPCYDNWKTKEGGPKCP from the exons ATGGCAGGACTTCATTTCAATTTTCACTTGTTGCTTCTGTTTGTGCTTCTTTTGGTAGCATTTTCCAATGTTGCAGAG TGTTACGGCCATGCAAAGCTTCGTCCA ACAGATTGCAAGCCAAAGTGTACCTATCGTTGCTCGGCCACATCACATAAGAAGCCATGTATGTTTTTCTGCCTCAAGTGCTGCTCCAAATGTCTGTGTGTTCCTCCTGGGACTTATGGTAACAAGCAGACCTGTCCTTGCTACGACAACTGGAAGACAAAGGAAGGAGGACCCAAGTGCCCCTGA